The Salvia splendens isolate huo1 chromosome 21, SspV2, whole genome shotgun sequence genome includes a window with the following:
- the LOC121783360 gene encoding uncharacterized protein LOC121783360 isoform X2, whose amino-acid sequence MVYVYVTVGSTVKKLTPTESDHALSPLSHSLSLHHAKQNVTDSMYCDVREIRRHLKAEDSPQGTPPCELPLPDKKTLELLLDKLQRKDIYGVYAEPVDPEELPDYFDVIDHPMDFATVRNNLRNGLYATFKQFEDDVFLICSNAMQYNAPDTIYHKQARTIQELAKRKFHKIRLNFERNDKENKPEQKARSGSLSKNEMKRHVIRAGQEPIGSDFSSVATLATPGNTQNVFSVGSEKAGGVDGLIDGSSFLNDNNLDKVEDLLPGRALPSRFGRRSSFVQEENRRATYNISQDENRHAPYNISLSQPVASSASIFSTFDSETKHLMPVGLYSDHSYARSLARFAATLGSVIWKVASKRIEQALPQGFKFGQGWVEEYEPLPTPVLILENCSVKEPPFFTKVQPTVEPRNFENVPLISNAPKEIPGNIPSFEQKLLFLGPAGIRSPAPVFMAQPIRGSMSETKPPFFLSPGIRPSGSHNLSYVNQNLQSRDLFESDKKAQKKVESNSPRLLSRTATGSVGNRQFPRSSEAEASRAVEFSPKSISFSESGSFKQPDHSNGVAFGGLPNGRVALNKVDGTTVISSSADSTKPPSYYPREQGQGLSDPVQMMRMLADHNQQKSSNQPSGNAQVLTSQPSLGSNGWNGNDPYNAAMAAARAWMSVGAGGLRPVTENANPNKNHMHGDPAYNPPSNIQSPVRGEFPSSGMHIWPDKNSAPMHAFVPQGPIPMLVGNQIQFQNQRMMFPQLAPADLSRFQSWRHVSPQMHSKHKQESLPPDLNIGFQSSGSPGRPSSGILVDSQQPDLALQL is encoded by the exons ATGGTGTATGTATATGTAACGGTCGGGTCAACTGTCAAAAAACTAACCCCCACAGAATCTGATCAtgctctctctcctctctcacattctctctctctacatcacGCTAAGCAGAATGTTACAGACAGTATGTATTGTGAT GTTAGAGAAATAAGGCGACATCTCAAAGCAGAGGACTCACCACAAG GGACGCCGCCATGTGAGCTGCCGCTGCCTGATAAGAAGACATTGGAGTTGCTTTTGGACAAGCTGCAGAG GAAAGATATTTATGGTGTTTATGCAGAACCGGTTGATCCGGAAGAG CTTCCAGATTACTTTGATGTGATAGATCATCCAATGGATTTTGCTACTGTGAGAAACAATCTGCGAAATGGATTGTACGCAACTTTCAAGCAGTTTGAG GATGATGTTTTCCTCATTTGTTCAAATGCAATGCAATATAATGCACCGGATACCATATACCACAAACAG GCGCGAACCATCCAAGAGTTGGCAAAACGGAAATTTCACAAGATAAGGCTTAATTTTGAACGCAATGATAAAGAGAACAAACCTGAGCAGAAAGCAAGATCTGGCTCTCTTtcgaaaaatgaaatgaaaagacATGTGATCCGGGCAGGGCAAGAACCTATTGGCTCTGATTTTTCATCAGTAGCTACTCTTGCAACACCAGGCAATACTCAGAATGTTTTCAGTGTTGGGTCTGAGAAAGCTGGTGGTGTGGATGGACTTATTGATGGAAGTTCTTTCCTGAATGACAACAATTTGGACAAAGTGGAAGATTTACTGCCAG GTAGGGCCCTCCCATCCCGATTTGGCAGGAGATCATCATTTGTACAAGAAGAAAATCGCCGTGCAACATATAACATATCACAAGATGAAAATCGCCATGCGCCGTATAACATATCATTGTCTCAGCCTGTGGCCAGCTCGGCATCCATATTCTCAACATTTGACAGTGAAACCAAGCATTTGATGCCT GTAGGGCTTTATTCAGATCATTCATATGCTAGGAGCCTGGCTCGATTTGCTGCAACTCTTGGATCCGTCATTTGGAAAGTGGCTTCTAAAAGAATCGAACAAGCACTACCTCAGGGATTCAAATTTGGTCAGGGTTGGGTCGAGGAGTATGAGCCACTTCCAACTCCAGTATTGATTCTGGAAAATTGCAGTGTGAAGGAACCACCATTTTTCACGAAAGTACAGCCTACGGTGGAACCTAGGAACTTTGAGAACGTTCCTTTAATCTCGAATGCTCCCAAGGAAATTCCAGGTAATATACCTTCCTTCGAACAAAAGCTGCTGTTCCTTGGTCCAGCTGGAATTAGATCACCTGCTCCTGTTTTTATGGCTCAACCAATCAGAGGGAGTATGTCAGAGACAAAGCCGCCATTCTTTCTGTCTCCTGGGATCAGACCTAGTGGTTCACATAATCTCAGCTACGTTAACCAGAATTTACAATCCAGAGATCTGTTCGAATCTGACAAAAAGGCTCAGAAGAAGGTTGAGTCAAACAGTCCACGGTTACTAAGTAGAACTGCCACTGGTTCTGTTGGCAACAGGCAGTTTCCTAGGAGTTCGGAAGCGGAAGCGTCTCGGGCTGTGGAATTCTCTCCAAAGAGCATTAGCTTTTCGGAATCTGGATCTTTTAAACAGCCCGATCATAGTAATGGTGTTGCTTTTGGAGGACTGCCTAATGGAAGAGTCGCCCTTAATAAGGTGGATGGTACTACAGTGATTAGTTCGTCTGCTGATTCAACTAAACCGCCTAGCTATTATCCCCGCGAACAAGGTCAGGGTCTCAGCGACCCAGTCCAGATGATGAGAATGTTGGCAGATCACAATCAACAAAAATCCTCGAATCAGCCATCAGGCAATGCTCAAGTTTTAACATCACAGCCGTCCTTGGGCAGCAATGGGTGGAACGGTAATGATCCATATAATGCAGCTATGGCTGCTGCACGTGCGTGGATGTCTGTGGGGGCAGGAGGGCTGAGGCCAGTCACTGAAAATGCCAATCCGAACAAGAACCACATGCACGGTGATCCAGCCTACAACCCCCCTAGTAATATCCAGTCACCCGTCCGCGGAGAATTTCCTTCTTCTGGAATGCATATTTGGCCAGACAAGAACAGTGCTCCAATGCATGCGTTTGTACCACAAGGGCCGATACCGATGCTAGTAGGAAACCAAATACAGTTTCAGAACCAGCGAATGATGTTCCCACAGCTGGCTCCTGCTGACTTGTCTCGGTTCCAGTCATGGCGCCATGTGAGCCCGCAAATgcattcaaaacataaacaggAATCCCTGCCTCCTGACTTGAACATTGGCTTCCAATCATCGGGGTCACCAGGAAGGCCATCTTCGGGCATTCTGGTTGATTCTCAGCAGCCCGATTTGGCTCTCCAACTCTGA
- the LOC121783360 gene encoding uncharacterized protein LOC121783360 isoform X1, producing the protein MGQIVKKTKKGRPPKADPAAERDLRRSHRCRSVKYVFDLDDYFDEDEVFVDDDDQRRREKKLDLLLKLQESTDRRASCSSSSDGAGKPSKKRKIDQEMDEDANEEENYNDEDEEEVREIRRHLKAEDSPQGTPPCELPLPDKKTLELLLDKLQRKDIYGVYAEPVDPEELPDYFDVIDHPMDFATVRNNLRNGLYATFKQFEDDVFLICSNAMQYNAPDTIYHKQARTIQELAKRKFHKIRLNFERNDKENKPEQKARSGSLSKNEMKRHVIRAGQEPIGSDFSSVATLATPGNTQNVFSVGSEKAGGVDGLIDGSSFLNDNNLDKVEDLLPGRALPSRFGRRSSFVQEENRRATYNISQDENRHAPYNISLSQPVASSASIFSTFDSETKHLMPVGLYSDHSYARSLARFAATLGSVIWKVASKRIEQALPQGFKFGQGWVEEYEPLPTPVLILENCSVKEPPFFTKVQPTVEPRNFENVPLISNAPKEIPGNIPSFEQKLLFLGPAGIRSPAPVFMAQPIRGSMSETKPPFFLSPGIRPSGSHNLSYVNQNLQSRDLFESDKKAQKKVESNSPRLLSRTATGSVGNRQFPRSSEAEASRAVEFSPKSISFSESGSFKQPDHSNGVAFGGLPNGRVALNKVDGTTVISSSADSTKPPSYYPREQGQGLSDPVQMMRMLADHNQQKSSNQPSGNAQVLTSQPSLGSNGWNGNDPYNAAMAAARAWMSVGAGGLRPVTENANPNKNHMHGDPAYNPPSNIQSPVRGEFPSSGMHIWPDKNSAPMHAFVPQGPIPMLVGNQIQFQNQRMMFPQLAPADLSRFQSWRHVSPQMHSKHKQESLPPDLNIGFQSSGSPGRPSSGILVDSQQPDLALQL; encoded by the exons ATGGGGCAGATCGTGAAGAAGACGAAGAAAGGTAGACCTCCCAAGGCAGATCCCGCCGCGGAGCGCGACCTGCGCCGGAGCCACCGCTGCCGGAGCGTCAAGTACGTCTTCGACCTCGACGACTACTTCGACGAGGACGAGGTCTTCGTCGACGACGATGACCAGCGCCGGAGGGAGAAGAAGCTCGACCTCCTGCTCAAGCTCCAGGAGTCAACTGATCGCCGCGcctcctgctcctcctcctccgacgGCGCCGGCAAGCCCTCGAAGAAGCGCAAAATCGACCAGGAAATGGACGAGGACGCGAATGAGGAAGAAAATTATAACGATGAAGACGAAGAAGAG GTTAGAGAAATAAGGCGACATCTCAAAGCAGAGGACTCACCACAAG GGACGCCGCCATGTGAGCTGCCGCTGCCTGATAAGAAGACATTGGAGTTGCTTTTGGACAAGCTGCAGAG GAAAGATATTTATGGTGTTTATGCAGAACCGGTTGATCCGGAAGAG CTTCCAGATTACTTTGATGTGATAGATCATCCAATGGATTTTGCTACTGTGAGAAACAATCTGCGAAATGGATTGTACGCAACTTTCAAGCAGTTTGAG GATGATGTTTTCCTCATTTGTTCAAATGCAATGCAATATAATGCACCGGATACCATATACCACAAACAG GCGCGAACCATCCAAGAGTTGGCAAAACGGAAATTTCACAAGATAAGGCTTAATTTTGAACGCAATGATAAAGAGAACAAACCTGAGCAGAAAGCAAGATCTGGCTCTCTTtcgaaaaatgaaatgaaaagacATGTGATCCGGGCAGGGCAAGAACCTATTGGCTCTGATTTTTCATCAGTAGCTACTCTTGCAACACCAGGCAATACTCAGAATGTTTTCAGTGTTGGGTCTGAGAAAGCTGGTGGTGTGGATGGACTTATTGATGGAAGTTCTTTCCTGAATGACAACAATTTGGACAAAGTGGAAGATTTACTGCCAG GTAGGGCCCTCCCATCCCGATTTGGCAGGAGATCATCATTTGTACAAGAAGAAAATCGCCGTGCAACATATAACATATCACAAGATGAAAATCGCCATGCGCCGTATAACATATCATTGTCTCAGCCTGTGGCCAGCTCGGCATCCATATTCTCAACATTTGACAGTGAAACCAAGCATTTGATGCCT GTAGGGCTTTATTCAGATCATTCATATGCTAGGAGCCTGGCTCGATTTGCTGCAACTCTTGGATCCGTCATTTGGAAAGTGGCTTCTAAAAGAATCGAACAAGCACTACCTCAGGGATTCAAATTTGGTCAGGGTTGGGTCGAGGAGTATGAGCCACTTCCAACTCCAGTATTGATTCTGGAAAATTGCAGTGTGAAGGAACCACCATTTTTCACGAAAGTACAGCCTACGGTGGAACCTAGGAACTTTGAGAACGTTCCTTTAATCTCGAATGCTCCCAAGGAAATTCCAGGTAATATACCTTCCTTCGAACAAAAGCTGCTGTTCCTTGGTCCAGCTGGAATTAGATCACCTGCTCCTGTTTTTATGGCTCAACCAATCAGAGGGAGTATGTCAGAGACAAAGCCGCCATTCTTTCTGTCTCCTGGGATCAGACCTAGTGGTTCACATAATCTCAGCTACGTTAACCAGAATTTACAATCCAGAGATCTGTTCGAATCTGACAAAAAGGCTCAGAAGAAGGTTGAGTCAAACAGTCCACGGTTACTAAGTAGAACTGCCACTGGTTCTGTTGGCAACAGGCAGTTTCCTAGGAGTTCGGAAGCGGAAGCGTCTCGGGCTGTGGAATTCTCTCCAAAGAGCATTAGCTTTTCGGAATCTGGATCTTTTAAACAGCCCGATCATAGTAATGGTGTTGCTTTTGGAGGACTGCCTAATGGAAGAGTCGCCCTTAATAAGGTGGATGGTACTACAGTGATTAGTTCGTCTGCTGATTCAACTAAACCGCCTAGCTATTATCCCCGCGAACAAGGTCAGGGTCTCAGCGACCCAGTCCAGATGATGAGAATGTTGGCAGATCACAATCAACAAAAATCCTCGAATCAGCCATCAGGCAATGCTCAAGTTTTAACATCACAGCCGTCCTTGGGCAGCAATGGGTGGAACGGTAATGATCCATATAATGCAGCTATGGCTGCTGCACGTGCGTGGATGTCTGTGGGGGCAGGAGGGCTGAGGCCAGTCACTGAAAATGCCAATCCGAACAAGAACCACATGCACGGTGATCCAGCCTACAACCCCCCTAGTAATATCCAGTCACCCGTCCGCGGAGAATTTCCTTCTTCTGGAATGCATATTTGGCCAGACAAGAACAGTGCTCCAATGCATGCGTTTGTACCACAAGGGCCGATACCGATGCTAGTAGGAAACCAAATACAGTTTCAGAACCAGCGAATGATGTTCCCACAGCTGGCTCCTGCTGACTTGTCTCGGTTCCAGTCATGGCGCCATGTGAGCCCGCAAATgcattcaaaacataaacaggAATCCCTGCCTCCTGACTTGAACATTGGCTTCCAATCATCGGGGTCACCAGGAAGGCCATCTTCGGGCATTCTGGTTGATTCTCAGCAGCCCGATTTGGCTCTCCAACTCTGA